The Candidatus Binatus sp. genome includes the window GCCGGGTCAATCACTCCCATCAGATAAGACTGCCGCACCGGGATCGAAAGCACGTTGAACACGGCGCGGATGCCGTAAACCAGAGCGGCCAGAGCGAAGGTCGGCATCAGCACGACCGCGAACATCAACACGGTCGAGACCGCGCGCGTGGCAACCACCGAGCGCACCGAACCCATCCATAGCGCGAGCCGCCCCGCCATCAGGTAGGGGATCGCGGTGGCCATGTTTATCGCGAAAAACACCCCGGCCAACTGCGCCGAATTCACTCCGAAGCGGCGGTAGAACCAGTACACCACTATCGGCCCGAGCATCCCGATCGCCAGGCCGTTGGTGGCGTTGGTGATCATGAAGCGGACCACCAGCCGCCACGAATTGGGCGAGAGCCCGAGCACCAGGCGCTGGCGCGGGCGCGGGCGCTGCGGTTGGCGCGCGAGCTCATCGGCCAGTTCAAGCTCGAGCACGCGGTTCTCGTTGATCGGAAAAACCGCCAGCGCCATCGCGACGCCGAGCACGCCCGTCGCCACGAACAAAATCCGGTAGCCGGTCAACTCGTCGATCCCGGCAAAATGCCGCAGCAGGGACGGCAATGCCGCCAGCGCCGAACCCACCGCCCCGGCCACCACGCCGACGAATGAGAACGCGCCGAAGACGGTGGTGCGGTTGTAGTCCGAGGCGTGCTCCGCCACCAATGCCTGCACCGCGGGATAAAACGGCCCCCATGCACCGCCCGCCAGCGCTCCGCCGCGGCCGATCGAGCCAATCGCCGCGAACGCCACGATCCACACGAAGCTGTGCGCAAAGCTGAATCCGAACGCGCCAAACGCGAGCAGCAGCGATATTACCACCAGCAGCGGTTTGCGCCCGAAGCGATCGGCCAGCAGCCCGACCACGGTTGACACCACCGCCGCCTCCACCGCTGACACCGCCAGCAGCAGGCCGAGCGCTTCGGCGCCGTAGCCCAGCGCCACCAGGTAGAGCGGCAGGATGATCCCCAGGTAGCCCTGCGAGAGGCTGCGCAGCACGCG containing:
- a CDS encoding MFS transporter; this translates as MNYQFDENKSPDRSGLGRRWGGISWLNRDLMWLFLLRVLRSLSQGYLGIILPLYLVALGYGAEALGLLLAVSAVEAAVVSTVVGLLADRFGRKPLLVVISLLLAFGAFGFSFAHSFVWIVAFAAIGSIGRGGALAGGAWGPFYPAVQALVAEHASDYNRTTVFGAFSFVGVVAGAVGSALAALPSLLRHFAGIDELTGYRILFVATGVLGVAMALAVFPINENRVLELELADELARQPQRPRPRQRLVLGLSPNSWRLVVRFMITNATNGLAIGMLGPIVVYWFYRRFGVNSAQLAGVFFAINMATAIPYLMAGRLALWMGSVRSVVATRAVSTVLMFAVVLMPTFALAALVYGIRAVFNVLSIPVRQSYLMGVIDPAERSSASGLASFPSQVTSAVGPYMAGYFMEHLMLSLPLEFAAVMQGLNTVLFYIFFRNVHPPEELNEREDRKQE